In the Nitrospirales bacterium LBB_01 genome, one interval contains:
- a CDS encoding type II toxin-antitoxin system HicB family antitoxin, with product MKEKLTAIYRKSQYGYIGYIEELPGANTQGATLEETKRNLEEAVILILEVNRQLTDKENM from the coding sequence TTGAAAGAGAAACTAACAGCAATTTATCGTAAATCCCAGTATGGATATATTGGTTATATAGAAGAGCTTCCGGGAGCTAACACTCAGGGAGCGACTCTGGAGGAGACAAAGAGAAATCTGGAGGAGGCTGTCATACTTATATTAGAGGTTAATCGTCAACTTACAGATAAGGAAAATATGTAA